The genomic DNA caaattataaaattttacttttgccaATTGTTCCCTaacgaatttaaatattttatcaggAATAAAGCAGCGACgatattaaaaaaccaaaaccgAGTCAGAAATTGTAAGCGGCTTTAGCTGCAAACAGCAAAGACAAAGATGATGCTCTCTCACTGCCGTAACCACAATTTCGCCGGGAATAACCATTGAGAGGCGCGCTATTTGACAGCTGTCAGCTGATCATGTCGATTCATTCAAAGAATAAACATATGAAAGTATCTTAGGTTCTAATCTTTGATAAGTAGGACGGAATGTCCATAAACATTCttttcggcaattttatgtggATATGATTTAAAGAGTATTAAGTTTTGATTGATATAAAGTGGTGACACAACCTTAATTCTAGAACTAATCaccatattttatatggtccaagattatagtaaatattttcaatgaatattaattatttttaaagcaagtttttttttcgtattGTGGAGAAGCTTACAGTTTGTTTAGTCAAATAATaatcgtttatatataatttatattataattttataatttaagccATAAATTGTTAAACTATAAGATAATCTTATGATACcaaacaattataattttaaataatacgtaaatatatgttatatatgcgAAAATTGTGATGATAATTAATATAACCtgacaaaaaaaactttgataAACTGCAGTGGGTGAAACTGTCGACAAAACGTAGAGATACTGTTGTATGAAGTGTTAAACATTTTGGTATACAGTAACCTACCAAAATGGCAGACTTTGAAACAAATTTCGTTGTTTTGCTGAAAAAATTTGATGATTTTTGGCCCTCAAAATCACATTTTTCATACAATCTAAAATATAGGTAGGTCGAGTTTTAATGTGGCCAAAATGCAGTTTTGAGACAAAGACGTTCAAAGATAAgctatttttaaagaatttaggATATGTGTGCatttctaatatttatattttcatctcATTTTATTATGATATTTCAAACAATTATCGAAAATAACACGAAAATACAATCCTAGGTACAGAGGTCATTGTTGTATGGGGATTAGGAATATATATAGGTAGTCAGAATAGGAGGAAAGTTGCCACAAAACAGCTGAACTAtccatttttattattcaaaaatcaGCAAAATACTTATTTCCGTCGTCCGGCACATCCTACagttaatatcatattttttaaagggttaataataaaagtatttaaatattcagCTGTTTGCGaaactttatattatacaaGTGAGGAAGGACTAAATTTGGCTGTAATCGAACATTTGATACTCTCGGAACTTGGGAAGATCAATGcagggaaaattaaaaaatgttgcacatGTATTCAATATGCATTATTTGAAGAAACCGAacggattacaatcaaatttggtatcttattaacttatgtacatacatatattatagctCATTGATTCACTTAActtcattactacattttgcttttccaaaaatatttatattaaaattcagctcattaactcaaatgaaatgtttgtgatataaactcaaccaaaggggCTATATTTAATAACTGCGCCAGTGGCGTACCTACCTTGGGTGGCACCGGTGCGGAAGTTGGTGGTGTCACCCTAAGGAaagtaaaaagcaataaatgttGTATGATAAAGGACATgaatcatttattatttataatattgaagAAATAACAAAACGCAATAATAACTAAAACAGAAAAGGAATtgttatacaattaaaatttcttctttctaGCTTTGGCAGCTGCAAACTCAtcgaaatttataatttgtattgcCGCGACCGATACCAAGATAGCAAAGCCGCGATTGGGTCATTGTTGCCcgcaaatagttttttattaattttaatttactgaaACTCCTCTCATATGAAGTTACGGACACGCAAACCGTCATGAACAATTTCAGTGCAATCATAAGATTTGAAAGAGATTCAGAAAAATCTCATTCTACAATaaagtaacaataaaaaaaatctagaGACACCCAATCAGAAACCGTATATATAGAGCTGAGCTAGTGCTAGTGGAGGAGTCCCCGAAAAAGAAATCCAATCGAATTATAGGAAGTTATTATATTAGCGATATGATTTTTAGCCAAGGTCTGGATCAATTCGATTCATAGTCAGCGATAAAcctcattatttttaagaaaatttgtccACTTATTTCCACATATGTTGACCAGCATAAACGCTTTAAGGTCAGATGAAAAGtcaaaatggaaaaaatcaCTAAATCGAGTATACTGGAGATAGGGGAAGCTCTGAACTGGTTGCATTAACGTTTGACAATACTCAAGTATACTTGCGAATATGTTTGCACGCACTTATGTAAAGATAATTcccactgaccgacatattgggCACAAAGTCTGCTAgactaacgaaaatcattatatccaTTATGTGGGAGCTGGTGTAATTCGTGGaccaatttcacacattttcggtatTAGACTATAGTGTATCCAAAACTATTCGTTCACCTAACTTTACTAATATACctatatcatacatatatgtaggtggATATATACGCAGGGCGCCGAGAGAAAAACCGGGCCCAGGGATAAAAAGGTGGGGGCCCCCTCCCTGTAGGAATATTTCTAAtactttaaaactttattaactATCTTCCCACTTACTACATCCATGTTTTTAAAGAATAAGTCAAATACAACGTAGTGTTTTATGCTCTCATCACATCTGTATTAAAACGATGCAAATATTTGGGAAAAGTCTTGACACTCAATATCTTCTACCGAGTCGACTTCAACCAAATTCAACATGTGGGGTGCCCACAGAGGGAGAGATTTTACTCTCcttcatacaagtatttactgcTAATATTACTATCATTATCGTAGCCATGTCCACAGCTATCTTCCAATGTTTTGCCAACTAAAGTAGCAATAACTTTGCCGGCTTTTTCGTGACAATCTACAAACTCGAGAAAACATTCCTTTAACTGTaatcaaaatgtttaaataaatgttcgaATTAATTATCTATCAAAAGCATTCTAATTTCTAACTATtcacttaaatttttgaaaaatacggGCTCCTTCGAGAATACCGGATCCAGGCAGATTTCCTCTGAATTCcaataagatatcttacatatttagAGATATAGGCGATAGGcagaagtttgaaattctttatattaggtatataggggctGGAAGAAGTAATGATCCGATTTTACTTCTTTTTGGCCTAAAGTGATATTTTCAATTGTTGTTCTTGGaaagttttattacaataacGTCAATCACTCTCGATTTACTGTACAATAAAAGATTCAAATTTAGTAATGTAATATAGTAATGTTCGGATTATGATACACactaaatttggttaaaattggtcgagtagttcctgagatataggatttcaccgaAAGATGGGCGTTGCCATgctcattgtccaattttgataccggcaACTATAAAGCCCCTTAATATCATATTGGAtgtgaaatttattgcttctGACGTGTTCATTTAGTGAGTAATCGCATTTTTAGTACGAGTAGTTTTCAagataaccgttatatgggaagtgggcgaaAGTTATCACCCGATTTATCCCATTTTCACTGTGTGAGAGGAAGCGctaaaaagataatttttttttagtggtttgttagatatgtacattaaagttATTAAAGGGCGAGGTTTTTAATTGACAACGGTCTGATTACACTCATCAGCTATACCTTCTCATGGTGGCAAGAGACAGGTGTTCCAAGTTTCATCAAATtacctaaatttttactcaacagCTTacttacagcttgcacagatggatGGACGGACTGTTTAGTCACACAGTTTTAACTCGTTtcatcattctgatcatttatatatgtatatatatacctataactttctcgattagttttaggtgaacaaatctattatacttgtactctgtagcaacaagagcaataaaaataatgtttaaaatttgttattcaagGAACCGTAACAATCATTTTGGGTATCatataaacttatattatagggTTAGTTGCAAGTTGCCATCAAAGATGTCAGATTATATAAGACAATGCGAGAGATTGGAGTAAGTATTGAATAAATGTCAGCTataacaaacaatttattttctataattacaaaatttttcactttGGAAAACAAATGGACTGTATATGGGGGCTTTAGGAAGTATCAACCTTATGTTATTCATTTTGGCACCATAGCACACTATTATCAGGACaagattctctctgaatttcattgagatatctcagatattgactgatatttttgatatatagtCAACTTAAGTTGCTGAAGTCCTTACAACCGGTATATGGGCCTTAAAACGTGAGAGTctgatttcgataatttttgcaTGAGAGGCGCCAATCCATGAAGACACTGTTTGCGCACAGTTGTCCAAAgtcttcattggtgcttgagTTATATTTTgcgaagtgaaagaatcagatgaagtttaaaattgtgttatatgaaaagtagACGTAGTTGTAGTGTGATTTCGGTCAACTGTGTCCTAAAGGTGGTGATTCCCCGTCGTTTTCTCCTAGATCTTTTTCCTACCTACAAGAAGAAGTGGATGAAAATTGCagtaaagaaaaaatgtaattcaaaAGAAACACTTTCTACGTCAAACTTGTAAAATACATAAACCAATCGTTCTCATTTCTATGACAGTTCCTTGATATGGCAGTCCGTTGATGTACCACATCTGATAAGTTTCCAATGAAGCTATTCACCTCAGACACCCCGTTTACTCGTTTCTGTTTGAAGTTGTGAACATTCGTTTCAGGAGTAGCTACACTATGCCTAGAGGCAGAATTAGCCATGAAGTTGGATTTCTAGACTATTACCGATGCATTCGCTGCCGCCAAAGCTCTAAAAACTCACTCTTAAGTtccaaataattgaattttggAGTATTTTAAACTGCATATCCAAAACCCTAATCACGATAGGCAACAGATTTCAAAATATCCGTTGTTTCATCGAttgatatataaatgtttaaatgagatTATTCTGTCTTCTTATTAATCATCTTGCTATCCATATATTCCTATATTTCGGTATAttctggaaaaatatttttgactgaaTGTCTATAAACTGATTTATACATTATTGATTTTCGAAATCGTACAAATGAAATTTGTTCGACCCCAACATCAAcaagaaagcaaatttaatacagatgTGATGATAGCATAACCACTATGTCGTATTTGACATATGTATTCTTCAAAGGCAGTGAAGTAGTAAgagagaaaatatttaataaaattatagtatTAGAAACATTCCTGCGGGAAGGGGGCCCCAACTTTTTGACCCTTGGGCCTGGTTTTTCTCTTGGCGGCCTACACACTACACAAGAAAACAGGCATCATATGGAATCGCACACTGCAAATCGAGGTCCAAAGCCTGGGGTGACATTTGTCTACTATGTCACAAACTCTTCGACATGGAAAAGGTCGGTATTGCACGAAGTAGCGAATGCCAAAATCATTTGGCACAAAGACCACAGCCGTCAATCTGCAGATCCAGGGTTGCGTGAGAGATGGCGCAACCATGTTGAGAACCTATGCCCCAGCGAGAAGCTGTCATCAATTCATATGtctgatattgttgttgttgtaactgtagaaaaaatgttaaattaataatttttaaaaatgatacATTGACTGGATATATATCCGCGTCTGTTCCATTACGTAGTCCTGACAGTCAGGGAAACAGTGTGCTGCACAATAGTTTGGATAAGGTGCTAGGATAGCGAGAGTTAGCCAGGTATATTTCACAAAGAACGAATTGTAATTTTTGGCAGCTTTCAAGAGATCAGCAATGGTAACAGTGTAATAGATAGTTAATGGTTAAAAATTTCTGGATTtcattaataaacattttttctagGAATACAGAATCAGGGAGGTAAACTGATGCAGTCACTACTGATTAAGGTGTCATATACATAAGATGAGACCTCGGAGGAGACGGCACAATTTACCAAAAGGCAATAGCTCTACAACTGAAACTTAGAAAATCCGTTAACATAGACGTGCTGTTTTTCTAGTAACAGCAAACCCCCATAAAATTATAAGAAACATTATCGGACATAAATCTGTGTGAAAAGGTTTCGTacaacgattttcatcgtacagtttgtatgtcagttatattgtggtccgatatcggcggtatcgacaaatgagcagtttctctTCATACCTAAGGATAAGTTCGCGTATAGATATACAGATAAACGGAAATCGCCTCAGGTTGtcatgcttatcatttatatatatattttataggatctccgacgttccattttgggtgttacaaacttcgtgacaaacttaatatggcTTGTTCATTGCATAACTAATAGCAAAAATTACCTCAAGTAATTGGTTTTCATGTATGTCTGCACTCTTCCCTTTTTCTAATGAACGCGGTAATTACGAACTCCCGTGCCGTTCAAAATgacaaatcataaaaattatctcaaacggacggtaacaattaaaatttaaattattttattaacagtTTTGAACTTCATAACATTAACATAAAATACACCTACTATAAAAAATTAGGGCAtttttatacttacatatgtatgtacatatgtgtacaataTCTTAATGACACACAACGAACTGTTCACTAAAATATTATTGCCGTATTTGCATTCGATTTCGATTTCGAGTTCATCTTATTCTTATTTGTAACTCAACCACAAATTCACAAGAACTTCACATTATAACCACATAGGTATTATTATATGAAGCAACACACTTTCACCTTtgcatattttgtaaaatatcaattaataatatataacgacacaataaatttcaaaacatattaCACTTATGTTTTTTTAGAGGCAGAAGTAGACATACAACCATCTAAAAGCAAATACGAAAcagtttttattataaacataaattatcCAAGCCTATTAGAAGTACAATGGTTTATTTGTTTGGTTCCAATTCCTTGTACGAATAGTGCATCAATCTGATAAAATTCACGAAAGAAATGGCGTAAAACAACTAACCTGACAATgctaaagaaaaaagaaaaaataacacgATCAGCGAATTTCTGCGTAAAAgacataaaataaaacttataaacGAAACTGTCGACTTGACAgctttcaattattattaataaaagctgcaatattttttgttgttatacttACTTTTCACCTTCCTCtgagaattattattaataaaagctggaatattttttgttgttatactcACTTTTCACCTTCCTCTGAGAAATTTCTGTtcgattttaaagtttttctatatcaatcatttattttctttaatttactgtataatttttttttttttaaattgcagcTTGTTTGAACCCACGAGCTGCATAATCGGATGGTTGTGTACGGTCCGAAACTTTTGGATATCCCTGATCACCTGGATTGCAGGCAGGACGTGAAGTGATTACACGCCAACCTCCCTTGCGTGTCCAGTCCTAAAAGTTTCAAAGACATTAGATAAgagattaaaaacaaaattaaaagttttagttCTGAATTACTTACAaaaagtatgtacaatataataatatatttcatacaaatatttagtttataaaGAACTTACGTTTTGATTATACTTAAAATAGTAAGCACCCGCGTAAATCGCTGCAATGGCCATAGCAAATTTTCCAGTCCAAAAGCGAATTGTATATGCGCGTTGTGTACCCTAcaagatatttaaatatgttacaTGTGTGTTAAAAACTTCTCTTTCAGGAAATCCAAATTTTTCTATTACATAACATTAAACTGTATCAATTTTGCATCATTGCACATACCAGCACTGGAGTTAGTGCTTCTCCAAGCTTATCTAGAGGGAATCTGTAGAATCGTTTGATAGGGTTCTGTAATTCTTTCTCTAATTCGGGTACTATGCGTGGCCCATGGTGCAACTCCAGATCTTTCAACCATTGCTTGCGCCATGCGCGTTCATCATTTGACATTCCAATCAGACGCTCCCGTTCGCGTAGCATGCGCCCGGCAATGGGCATGGGCTTCACTCCACCCGTTTCTGAAGAAACCATTTCTTTTTTTATCTAaaagtttgtgtttttgtattaattgaaaaataacaattaatgaaaattttatctaTACTTTCTAACGAgcgagcaaaaacaataaaatctcGTTTGACAGGCCACTCGAACAGCTGATCCGCCAAAATACGGTATTCAACAAACATGTCAAAAACGATAGATTAGTACTAAATTTTTAGTACATTTTTAGAACTATTTATACCAACAAGAATATAGAAGTTATGAAATATTGTATGAaatctttgtaaatatttaatattataatgttttttaaataagttttaagattcaaatgtatttaattgttattccttctccaagaaaaaaaatttacatatatatatatataaaatgtttcatACAGTATCTCCAATATACAGTACTACCAATGATCcttatttctttatattctgCAACATTACAACCCGTAAATAATTTTGACGTTTGTAATTGTGTAAATTAACGTGATCTTTCTGTTCAATTCCACaccttaattaatttaatattttaaattagtaaataatgGCAGATGTTGACGATTTATTTGATTGTTTTAATGAAAACAACGATGATAGCATAGCCGCCAATCCAGTTGTAgagttagaaaaaattaaatcagcGGATTCTTTAGAAGaaaggtatacatatatgcaaacatacCAAAATCTGTTCGCCTAAAACTTTTTGGTTACTTTTTAGGAGAGCTGAAAGTGGAGAAAAGCGTGGTAGTGAAGCTATTAAAGAAGAGTCAGAAAATGATGAGGCTCCACAAAAACGTATAAAAGAAACTGAATCAATATTAGACGATATTTGTGTGGACGCATTACGTTCTCGAATAGCTGTGCACGTTATTGAGAGTCCAGAGTCGTGTACACATGAAGTAGCTGTATATCCCGACCAAGAATATATACCTTTGCAAGCGCTTACTGGACCACCAGCAAAAGAATACCCCTTTGTATTAGATCCCTTTCAAAAAGAAGCAATTATTTGCATTGATAATCAGCAAAGTGTTTTAGTGTCAGCGCACACATCCGCAGGCAAGACTGTGGTAGCCGAATATGCTATTGCTAAATCTCTGGGATG from Bactrocera oleae isolate idBacOlea1 chromosome 3, idBacOlea1, whole genome shotgun sequence includes the following:
- the ND-B17 gene encoding uncharacterized protein ND-B17: MVSSETGGVKPMPIAGRMLRERERLIGMSNDERAWRKQWLKDLELHHGPRIVPELEKELQNPIKRFYRFPLDKLGEALTPVLGTQRAYTIRFWTGKFAMAIAAIYAGAYYFKYNQNDWTRKGGWRVITSRPACNPGDQGYPKVSDRTQPSDYAARGFKQAAI